From a region of the Anomalospiza imberbis isolate Cuckoo-Finch-1a 21T00152 chromosome 3, ASM3175350v1, whole genome shotgun sequence genome:
- the SANBR gene encoding SANT and BTB domain regulator of class switch recombination isoform X4 — protein MVIHVCDEAKNLKEDFVCPRDLLISEMKYFAEYLSVDAQRWEEVDISVHCDVHIFDWLIRYVKRNSKESEANEMPTLEPSNVISILISSEFLKMDSLVEKCIHYCHKNMNAIVATPCNMNCINANLVTHIADLFRHNEVEELKDKRDKFKSKLFCKKIERLFDPEYVNPDSRGNAATLYRCCLCKKLLTKETERRIPCVPGKINIDQHGNIVYVHIRDKTWEVHEYLIGLHEELKSWRDVYWRLWGTVNWLTCSRCNQSFLCTEFSHCQYHSQPVLYPGVASALGSTGTGVYPCCNQKVLRFDPTTLPKGCKVRDHMVELPPEGEEGDALPSQTAQILNDLLHHRDVIVVPFTKDENSDSGIGLSDDKGLECDVLVEPNTPWGPKTGEINAFLSLKNWTLQLKQQSLLSEEEEYTTGSEVTEDEVGDEEEVCKKPAGRKEKLKKSYRHPKKAISSPSVPKREKPSDKSSSRDASPFIVSMQQNKWDASRSLRYNQDAQREDDQRRMSEITGHLIKMRLGDLDRVKSKDSKEYAGGIYSRLEAQIKASAQVSARQSNAEKNPRSKTRFGQGRPT, from the exons ATGGTGATCCATGTGTGCGATGAAGCCAAAAACCTCAAAGAAGATTTTGTGTGTCCTCGAGACCTTTTGATTTCAGAGATGAAATACTTTGCTGAGTACTTGTCAGTGGATGCCCAGCGCTGGGAGGAGGTGGACATCTCCGTGCACTGTGACGTTCACATCTTTGACTGGCTGATAAGATATGTCAAAAGGAACTCCAAGGAGTCTGAGGCTAATGAAATGCCCACTTTAG AACCATCAAATGTGATCTCAATCCTTATTTCTTCTGAGTTTTTGAAGATGGATTCATTA GTAGAGAAATGTATTCATTATTGTCACAAAAATATGAATGCCATTGTAGCCACACCATGTAACATGAACTGTATCAACGCTAATCTTGTTACACACATTGCTGATCTCTTCAGGCACAATGAGGTGGAAGAGCTGAAGGACAAAAGAGACAAATTTAAGAG TAAACTTTTCTGCAAGAAGATTGAGAGACTCTTTGATCCGGAGTATGTAAATCCAGACTCTAGAGGAAATGCAGCAACTTTATACAG GTGTTGTTTATGTAAAAAGTTGCTAACCAAAGAAACTGAAAGGAGAATTCCTTGTGTACCAGGAAAAATCAACATAGACCAACATGGGAATATTGTCTATGTTCATATAAG agACAAAACCTGGGAAGTTCATGAGTATTTAATTGGCCTTCACGAGGAACTGAAATCCTGGCGGGATGTTTATTGGCGTCTTTGGGGGACTGTCAACTGGTTGACCTGCTCAAGATGTAACCAG TCTTTCCTGTGCACTGAATTCTCCCACTGCCAGTACCATTCGCAGCCAGTTCTTTATCCAGGTGTAGCAAGTGCTCTGGGCTCAACTGGCACAGGAGTGTATCCCTGTTGTAACCAAAAAGTTCTTCGGTTTGACCCTACAACCCTCCCAAAG GGCTGCAAAGTGAGGGATCATATGGTGGAGTTGCCTCCAGAAGGTGAAGAGGGGGATGCTTTGCCATCTCAAACTGCTCAGATCTTGAATGATCTGCTGCATCATAGAGATGTTATAGTTGTTCCTTTCACTAAGGATGAGAATAG CGATTCTGGTATTGGGCTCAGTGATGACAAAGGCCTTGAATGTGATGTGCTTGTGGAACCAAATACACCATGGGGccccaaaactggagaaatcAATGCT TTTTTGTCTCTGAAGAACTGGACTTTGCAGCTG AAGCAGCAGTCACTGTTATCTGAAGAGGAGGAGTACACCACAGGCTCAGAGGTCACGGAGGATGAAGTGGGGGATGAAGAAGAAGTGTGCAAGAAACCAG caggaagaaaggagaaattaaaGAAATCCTACAGGCACCCAAAGAAAGCAATTTCTTCACCTAGTGTTCCAAAAAGGGAGAAGCCATCTGATAAG TCAAGTTCCCGAGATGCTTCTCCATTCAT TGTGAGCATGCAGCAGAACAAATGGGATGCCTCCAGGTCCCTGAGATACAACCAAGATGCTCAAAGAGAAGATG ATCAGAGAAGAATGTCTGAGATCACAGGGCACTTAATAAAAATGAGACTTGGAGACCTTGATCGAGTCAAGTCCAAAGACAGCAAAGAA TATGCAGGAGGCATTTATTCTAGACTTGAAGCTCAGATAAAAGCCTCAGCACAGGTCAGTGCACGACAAAGCAATGCTGAGAAGAATCCCAg GTCAAAAACCCGTTTTGGTCAAGGCCGTCCAACATAA
- the SANBR gene encoding SANT and BTB domain regulator of class switch recombination isoform X3 has protein sequence MAAGGSPVETLATYIKSSLLDSQTEFQEPAIGQDSITITGRPSAVSTRSCSSESEKDPVYTSGESTDETQGPNMVIHVCDEAKNLKEDFVCPRDLLISEMKYFAEYLSVDAQRWEEVDISVHCDVHIFDWLIRYVKRNSKESEANEMPTLEPSNVISILISSEFLKMDSLVEKCIHYCHKNMNAIVATPCNMNCINANLVTHIADLFRHNEVEELKDKRDKFKSKLFCKKIERLFDPEYVNPDSRGNAATLYRCCLCKKLLTKETERRIPCVPGKINIDQHGNIVYVHIRDKTWEVHEYLIGLHEELKSWRDVYWRLWGTVNWLTCSRCNQSFLCTEFSHCQYHSQPVLYPGVASALGSTGTGVYPCCNQKVLRFDPTTLPKGCKVRDHMVELPPEGEEGDALPSQTAQILNDLLHHRDVIVVPFTKDENSDSGIGLSDDKGLECDVLVEPNTPWGPKTGEINAFLSLKNWTLQLKQQSLLSEEEEYTTGSEVTEDEVGDEEEVCKKPAGRKEKLKKSYRHPKKAISSPSVPKREKPSDKSSSRDASPFIVSMQQNKWDASRSLRYNQDAQREDDQRRMSEITGHLIKMRLGDLDRVKSKDSKEYAGGIYSRLEAQIKASAQVSARQSNAEKNPRSKTRFGQGRPT, from the exons GAAGGCCCAGTGCAGTCTCCACAAGGAGTTGTTCTTCAGAATCTGAGAAAGATCCTGTATATACCAGTGGAGAAAGCACTGACGAAACCCAGGG GCCAAATATGGTGATCCATGTGTGCGATGAAGCCAAAAACCTCAAAGAAGATTTTGTGTGTCCTCGAGACCTTTTGATTTCAGAGATGAAATACTTTGCTGAGTACTTGTCAGTGGATGCCCAGCGCTGGGAGGAGGTGGACATCTCCGTGCACTGTGACGTTCACATCTTTGACTGGCTGATAAGATATGTCAAAAGGAACTCCAAGGAGTCTGAGGCTAATGAAATGCCCACTTTAG AACCATCAAATGTGATCTCAATCCTTATTTCTTCTGAGTTTTTGAAGATGGATTCATTA GTAGAGAAATGTATTCATTATTGTCACAAAAATATGAATGCCATTGTAGCCACACCATGTAACATGAACTGTATCAACGCTAATCTTGTTACACACATTGCTGATCTCTTCAGGCACAATGAGGTGGAAGAGCTGAAGGACAAAAGAGACAAATTTAAGAG TAAACTTTTCTGCAAGAAGATTGAGAGACTCTTTGATCCGGAGTATGTAAATCCAGACTCTAGAGGAAATGCAGCAACTTTATACAG GTGTTGTTTATGTAAAAAGTTGCTAACCAAAGAAACTGAAAGGAGAATTCCTTGTGTACCAGGAAAAATCAACATAGACCAACATGGGAATATTGTCTATGTTCATATAAG agACAAAACCTGGGAAGTTCATGAGTATTTAATTGGCCTTCACGAGGAACTGAAATCCTGGCGGGATGTTTATTGGCGTCTTTGGGGGACTGTCAACTGGTTGACCTGCTCAAGATGTAACCAG TCTTTCCTGTGCACTGAATTCTCCCACTGCCAGTACCATTCGCAGCCAGTTCTTTATCCAGGTGTAGCAAGTGCTCTGGGCTCAACTGGCACAGGAGTGTATCCCTGTTGTAACCAAAAAGTTCTTCGGTTTGACCCTACAACCCTCCCAAAG GGCTGCAAAGTGAGGGATCATATGGTGGAGTTGCCTCCAGAAGGTGAAGAGGGGGATGCTTTGCCATCTCAAACTGCTCAGATCTTGAATGATCTGCTGCATCATAGAGATGTTATAGTTGTTCCTTTCACTAAGGATGAGAATAG CGATTCTGGTATTGGGCTCAGTGATGACAAAGGCCTTGAATGTGATGTGCTTGTGGAACCAAATACACCATGGGGccccaaaactggagaaatcAATGCT TTTTTGTCTCTGAAGAACTGGACTTTGCAGCTG AAGCAGCAGTCACTGTTATCTGAAGAGGAGGAGTACACCACAGGCTCAGAGGTCACGGAGGATGAAGTGGGGGATGAAGAAGAAGTGTGCAAGAAACCAG caggaagaaaggagaaattaaaGAAATCCTACAGGCACCCAAAGAAAGCAATTTCTTCACCTAGTGTTCCAAAAAGGGAGAAGCCATCTGATAAG TCAAGTTCCCGAGATGCTTCTCCATTCAT TGTGAGCATGCAGCAGAACAAATGGGATGCCTCCAGGTCCCTGAGATACAACCAAGATGCTCAAAGAGAAGATG ATCAGAGAAGAATGTCTGAGATCACAGGGCACTTAATAAAAATGAGACTTGGAGACCTTGATCGAGTCAAGTCCAAAGACAGCAAAGAA TATGCAGGAGGCATTTATTCTAGACTTGAAGCTCAGATAAAAGCCTCAGCACAGGTCAGTGCACGACAAAGCAATGCTGAGAAGAATCCCAg GTCAAAAACCCGTTTTGGTCAAGGCCGTCCAACATAA